In the genome of Primulina eburnea isolate SZY01 chromosome 13, ASM2296580v1, whole genome shotgun sequence, the window acACGGCTCAATTTTATTCGATTtgatccataaaaaatatttttttatctcaaaaatattattttatactcCGAATATAAATCAGATCGACCTGTCTCGTGTATATAAATATGTGAGATTAGATAACACGAGACGTACTTATAATGTATGTCTATAAGTAGATCTCCAATAATAAGTTAAAAATACTGATCAATGAGCTTATTTTCGGTGACAATCATTTCGAGAAACACAAAAACTCAAGTGTGACGATCTCACGTGTCATTTTGTGATACAAATATATATTCCGAtcacaatgaaaaaatattactttttatgtcaaaaatgttatttttattataatatagacataattaattcatctcacagataaatatttgtGATATCGTCAAACATTATCTTTGAAAAATTGGTCCACTTGAGTCTGCTAAATTATTTGTGAATAGTTTTCTAaagtaaaaaatttgaaatcgtGTGTACCTGGATAATAGAGATCGAATGGAATTGATAAATACCTTAATGTCGATGATAGATGATTAATTTCAAAGTGGGATTCCCATTGTGTTATGCAATAGACCCTACTACCGTACTTGCACCGGATTTAAAAGGCATATAACTGAAGTTTGTTGGTCATAAAGTTGGGCCTAGGATTCTTTTTAAGACAAAGTTTAAAGCTTTTATGTGGAATATCCACATCATTTAATTCAAACGttcctttaaaaaaaaatatttggaaaAAATAGTTTGAATAAGCTTTCATGaaacattaaaatatttaatcaaaagatttttaatcatgactaaccCCATGATGCTCCACTCCACATTCCTCCATTTGTGTAAAATGAAGACATAATGATTGACATTTCAACACTATGCAAAACCATATTAACTAGTTTCTCATACTGAGTTTAAAACAAAGAACAGGAACACCCAATCAAGATTCAAGAGGTAGCAGCACGTTCCCTCCAAAGAGAAATATGATTAACCAAGCTGGAACAAAGACCATCTTTCAAGAAAAAGAGGCCCTCATGCATTCAAAGGACCTGCATTCGCTGGTTTCTGAAAAACCCTAACTAGTGGCATTCCATCACCTCCATCATCTCTTACTCTCCATGTTCGATCTTTCTTTTTCTGAGGCTTCTTGTGCTGTTTGTGAGGCGCTCTCGAGAACTTTTTTGCGATTTCCTTCCTGGGATATAATTCATTTGCCATGTCAAAAGAGTTCAAATCGTCCAACGCATGTTTTAGACTAGATTCGGGTTGGGCAGGTTCGTTTTCAGTCTCGGAAGGGTCATTTTCATCATCGGATGACGCTGATTCGTCGGTCTCTGATGAGATGGCTGTCATTGCAGCACCATCAGAGTCGTCTATGTGGTCTAACATCCCAGGTGACTTCTCAAAGTGAGGAAGCTTTCCATGAATATAGTCCTTCAATATCTGTCGGGCAGCTCTAGTTTCATCCGGTAGTCCACTTGAGGCGACATATCCACGGGATGCGCAGTATGTTCTCAAAAATTCTGCAGCCAAAGGAGGCCGAGATTGTGATTCATGAGCCTTGGGTTTTGGTAAAGAAATTTTGTACACGTCTTCAATAACAGATCTGGGCACTTGATTAGCCACGACCTGCACGGCTTCTCGGTTCTCAGTCATGCGATCAATAGGCAAGACCCCTGATATCATATGATATCTTGAACTGGTAAAGGAAGGAAACGCCAATCCAGGACAATCACAGAGAGTAAGTTTTTCGGATATCATCAATGTTTGGAAATGCTTCGTCTTTCCCCAAGTCGAGGTTACACCTGTCTTCTTCTCTCCAACCAAAGCATTGATTGTGGAACTCTTTCCTACATTAGGATACCCAACAAATCCTACTACTACTCCGCCAGGGGACAAACCTCCAATAAAATTCTCATTGTCTAAACGAGTGTGAGATGGGCCTGTAGAATTCAACCTTGTTCTGTTCCGCATCGACACTATATCCTCGGCTTCAGATTGCAGACGAGCAAGTAGCTCGTTCCTGCCATACACTATAGCATCCGCACAGGCCAACTCTTGCTGAGTATTTTGCATACCAGATGAGAGACTCAGCGTTTTTCCCTCTAAAGCTGCAGAAGTAGCCTTAGCTGACCAAAAAAGaaagagaatctcattctcatgAAAGTATCTAGCCCATTTTTCTCTGTGATGATTCAGATTAGGTATATAAGTATCAAATGAGGAAACAAGTCAAGGAACAGCATTAGAGTGTTAAAAATTGCTAACCTAACTGAAAATGGTAGAAGATCTGCCTTGTTGATGAGAAGCAATGTCCTTTTGTGTTCATCTATTTCTCGTGCATATGCCTGCAAATTTGTAAAATTCTCATTCTACCAGTAGGCCTAGCCAATACAATTTAGGCAATTAACTATTTTCGGCATCGCGGTagatattttttcttctttaaacataaatttttggTCATTCCATTCCGATCATGCGCTAAACCTGAAATGGTCTCTGCATTAGTAAAAACATGATGCACAGCTATTATTCAACACTGAGCTATTAAATCATTTTCCACATTTCTTCATATTACTGTTATGATAAAATTACCAAAAGAAATATTCAATTCTCAGTATCACCTCAAGGTCAGGGCAGAGGTAAAAAAGCGGGTCCCTGGCATCAACAACCATTACCAGCTTCGAGAAGAGGAGATGTAAATACAGATCAGTATTTACTTAAACCAAATGTCACAGTAAAACAATGCAGATCAGATTGTCGAAAGAACAAAGggaaaaagaaaataattatgCTGCTCAAAAAACGAAGTCTACAGAGTACAGAGGACACTTTCATTGAGGCTGCAGAGGCTGCAGACTCTGATCGCCAACAAGGGCCACTCCTGAACTTGTATAAACATTATTTTTAGGCAAGAAAGATTATAAAACACATTCAGGCCACTAGCTTCTAGAGGGATTCAACTCATGTAAACTGCATTGGCAAAACTTAACCATTCCTCCTCTTACTAAAAAGAATGTTCTTGTGAATTATGGCCAATACTGATTATATATAGCAGtgatttcaaaattcaaatccAGAGGTTAGTCATACTTTGCAACTTTTTACTCAAGCCAGTGTTTGATTTATCATGGGTGATAGAGGAAAAGTTAACGGATATGTAAGGGAACAGGAGGGCGGCCTAAAACGAATATCACACATTCCTCTTGAGCTCGAAGGAGTTGGCATGTTAGAAGGCACAACACATAAAAGTGAAAATGATCAAACATGGACAGGGCCATTAGGTCAAAAACAAGAATGACTAAAAATAAGATCTTCAAACAACGAATGAATGGAACAAAAATTATGAACAGCAAATTAAAACTAACTTATACTGGCACCAAAGGTTACCAACCACTGAGGGAAAAAAATTAATCTTGTCACTGATATTATACCATCAattaaaaaaatccataaaaatctAGTTTTTTTTAATTCTTACTCCccaaaaaaagacaaaaaaaaaaagacaagtACAAAAAAATCTACATTTCAATACTAATATAGGCCACTAATAAGATGATGACCATTAGCATCCAGACAAACAAACCTGCCAACGATAAAAGAAATCTCTACAATCTAATCCCATAAAATGGTTAAACTTGACCCAACAAATGGTAG includes:
- the LOC140809150 gene encoding LOW QUALITY PROTEIN: GTPase LSG1-2-like (The sequence of the model RefSeq protein was modified relative to this genomic sequence to represent the inferred CDS: deleted 1 base in 1 codon), which encodes MGKGEKTGLGRLLVKHHNQMIQQSKEKGTYYRSQQKKVLESVTEVNDIDAVIEQADEAHQLFSSINIPANLAINLDLASCAGSEMTPEERREQQKKEEASHSSSLRIPRRPRWNAKMSVEELDANEKRAFLEWRRSFARLEENEKLVLTPFEKNLDIWRQLWRVVERSDLLVMVVDARDPLFYLCPDLEAYAREIDEHKRTLLLINKADLLPFSVREKWARYFHENEILFLFWSAKATSAALEGKTLSLSSGMQNTQQELACADAIVYGRNELLARLQSEAEDIVSMRNRTRLNSTGPSHTRLDNENFIGGLSPGGVVVGFVGYPNVGKSSTINALVGEKKTGVTSTWGKTKHFQTLMISEKLTLCDCPGLAFPSFTSSRYHMISGVLPIDRMTENREAVQVVANQVPRSVIEDVYKISLPKPKAHESQSRPPLAAEFLRTYCASRGYVASSGLPDETRAARQILKDYIHGKLPHFEKSPGMLDHIDDSDGAAMTAISSETDESASSDDENDPSETENEPAQPESSLKHALDDLNSFDMANELYPRKEIAKKFSRAPHKQHKKPQKKKDRTWRVRDDGGDGMPLVRVFQKPANAGPLNA